The Mucilaginibacter yixingensis genome window below encodes:
- a CDS encoding response regulator, with protein sequence MNVNNRPVSILLVDDDEINNFISIKLIKKALLNTEITACLNGKFAIDQLLEISRRDPSKLPDYILLDINMPIMNGWEFLDEYERLQIDQQGKSKIFIISSSVFSNDISKAKSYPLVKDFISKPLNVEKISEVFGVKRD encoded by the coding sequence ATGAATGTAAATAACAGGCCTGTAAGTATTTTATTAGTTGATGATGATGAGATCAATAACTTCATCTCCATTAAATTGATAAAGAAGGCATTGCTTAATACCGAGATTACGGCCTGCCTGAATGGTAAGTTTGCCATTGATCAGTTATTGGAAATTAGTCGCCGCGACCCCTCAAAGTTGCCCGATTATATTTTGCTGGATATTAACATGCCGATAATGAATGGCTGGGAGTTTTTGGACGAGTACGAGCGTTTGCAAATAGATCAGCAGGGTAAAAGCAAGATTTTTATCATCTCGTCATCGGTATTCAGTAACGATATCAGCAAAGCAAAATCATATCCACTGGTAAAAGATTTTATCTCCAAACCCCTTAATGTAGAGAAGATCAGTGAGGTGTTCGGTGTTAAAAGAGATTAA
- a CDS encoding pseudouridine synthase, whose product MVFRKPGNSRDDKSAKPAARRTGGDSPRRPSPSPARGRSAAAPGGGAGKPSGNRSFGKRQEGDQSEGKRSFSASRPKTSSGGFSRGDKPAGEGRGSFGDRPKRNFSSDAPSDRKFSKPFNKGGFDKRSEGGDRPFSKGGFNKRSEGGDRPFNKGGFNKRSEGGDRPFNKGGFDRRNEGGDRPFNKGGFDRRNERSDRPYNKEGFDRRNEGGDFADRRERNRDFSRSYDSDREQPAPERVMRSRKKGGKKEEDSLIRLNRYISNAGICSRRKADELISAGVVSVNGEVVSELGFKVDPAKDVVRYNGETLKREKMVYVLLNKPKDYITTTDDPQERRTVMHLVEKASRERIYPVGRLDRNTTGLLLMTNDGDLADKLSHPRNNITKLYQAELNKNLTQGDLNKIQFGLELEDGFIKPDMVSYVAGASKKEIGIQIHSGKNRIVRRIFEHLGYEVTKLDRSIYANLTKKDLPRGRWRFLEEHEIIQLKHLIK is encoded by the coding sequence ATGGTATTTAGAAAACCAGGGAACAGTCGAGACGACAAGTCCGCAAAACCAGCCGCAAGGCGCACGGGTGGCGATAGCCCCCGCCGCCCATCTCCATCACCAGCACGCGGCCGTTCGGCAGCAGCTCCGGGAGGAGGCGCCGGTAAACCTTCGGGTAACCGTTCATTTGGCAAACGCCAGGAAGGTGATCAGTCTGAAGGTAAAAGATCGTTCTCCGCATCACGTCCAAAAACATCTTCGGGTGGTTTTAGCCGCGGCGATAAACCGGCAGGCGAAGGCAGAGGTTCATTCGGAGATCGTCCGAAGCGTAACTTCAGCAGTGATGCTCCATCCGACAGAAAATTCAGCAAACCCTTTAATAAAGGTGGTTTTGATAAACGCAGCGAAGGCGGCGACAGACCATTTAGCAAGGGCGGCTTTAACAAGCGCAGCGAAGGTGGTGACCGGCCATTTAATAAAGGTGGCTTCAACAAGCGTAGCGAAGGCGGCGACCGTCCATTTAATAAAGGCGGTTTCGACAGACGTAACGAAGGTGGCGACCGTCCGTTTAATAAAGGTGGTTTCGACAGACGTAACGAAAGAAGCGACCGTCCTTATAACAAAGAAGGGTTTGATAGACGCAACGAAGGCGGTGATTTTGCCGACAGACGTGAGCGTAACCGTGATTTCTCCAGATCATACGATAGCGACCGCGAACAACCTGCTCCGGAGCGCGTAATGCGCAGCCGCAAAAAAGGAGGCAAGAAAGAAGAAGATTCATTAATCCGTTTAAACCGTTATATCTCTAACGCAGGTATTTGCTCGCGCCGTAAGGCTGATGAGTTGATTAGCGCTGGTGTGGTATCTGTAAACGGTGAGGTGGTATCTGAACTGGGCTTTAAGGTTGACCCTGCGAAAGACGTGGTACGCTACAACGGCGAGACCCTGAAACGCGAGAAAATGGTGTACGTGCTGCTGAACAAGCCAAAAGACTACATCACCACTACTGATGACCCGCAAGAGCGCCGCACCGTAATGCACCTGGTAGAAAAAGCCAGCCGCGAGCGCATCTATCCGGTTGGTCGTCTGGATCGTAACACTACCGGTTTGTTGTTGATGACTAACGACGGCGACTTGGCTGATAAACTTTCGCACCCACGCAACAACATCACCAAGCTGTACCAGGCAGAGCTGAACAAGAATTTGACTCAGGGCGACTTGAACAAAATTCAATTTGGTCTGGAACTGGAAGATGGCTTTATTAAGCCTGATATGGTGTCTTATGTAGCTGGTGCCAGCAAGAAAGAAATCGGCATCCAGATTCACAGCGGCAAAAACCGTATCGTTCGCCGTATTTTTGAACACCTGGGCTATGAAGTAACCAAACTGGATCGTTCTATCTATGCCAACCTTACCAAAAAAGATCTGCCACGCGGTCGCTGGAGGTTTTTAGAGGAGCATGAGATCATCCAATTAAAGCATTTGATCAAGTAA
- the bshA gene encoding N-acetyl-alpha-D-glucosaminyl L-malate synthase BshA, translating to MKIGIVCYPTFGGSGVVATELGKALADNGHKVHFITYNQPARLDFFSENLFYHEVAVSKYPLFDYPPYELALASRMVDVVRFEQLDVLHVHYAIPHASAAFMAKQILATYGIHIPVITTLHGTDITLVGNDRTYKPVVTFSINQSDGVTAVSQHLKDDTYRFFEIEKDIRVIYNFIDLKRFSLKPRDHFKKAIAPSGERILVHTSNFRKVKRTQDVVRIFAKVNEVIPSKLLMVGDGQERPECEQLCRDLGVMDNVRFLGKQDAVEEILSVSDLFLMPSQSESFGLAALEAMACKVPVVSSNAGGLPELNVDGETGYIRDIGDIDGMAQASIDILQDDARLNQFKENALARAKTFDLAFILPQYESYYQQIIEESKKKLVEKA from the coding sequence ATGAAGATTGGAATAGTTTGTTACCCTACTTTTGGCGGAAGCGGCGTGGTAGCCACCGAGTTAGGCAAAGCCCTTGCCGATAACGGCCATAAAGTACATTTCATCACATACAACCAACCGGCCCGTCTGGATTTCTTTTCAGAAAACCTGTTTTACCACGAGGTGGCCGTTAGCAAATATCCACTGTTTGATTATCCGCCCTATGAACTGGCCCTGGCCAGCCGCATGGTAGACGTAGTGCGATTTGAACAATTGGACGTACTGCACGTGCATTACGCTATTCCGCATGCATCGGCAGCATTTATGGCCAAGCAAATTTTGGCTACCTATGGCATACACATCCCTGTAATTACTACCCTGCACGGTACAGATATTACACTGGTAGGTAATGACCGTACTTATAAACCGGTAGTTACTTTCTCTATCAATCAAAGCGATGGCGTAACCGCTGTATCACAGCACCTTAAAGATGACACTTATCGTTTCTTTGAAATTGAGAAAGATATCAGGGTGATCTATAACTTCATCGATCTGAAACGTTTCAGCCTGAAACCACGCGATCACTTCAAAAAAGCCATTGCCCCATCAGGCGAGCGCATTTTGGTACACACCTCCAACTTCCGCAAGGTGAAACGCACGCAGGATGTGGTGCGCATTTTTGCCAAGGTAAACGAGGTGATTCCGTCTAAACTGCTGATGGTGGGCGACGGACAGGAGCGCCCCGAGTGCGAGCAGCTTTGTCGCGATTTGGGCGTAATGGATAATGTACGTTTCCTGGGTAAGCAGGATGCAGTAGAAGAAATCCTATCGGTGTCAGACCTGTTTCTGATGCCATCGCAGTCTGAAAGCTTTGGTCTGGCCGCATTAGAAGCCATGGCCTGTAAAGTACCTGTAGTTAGCTCAAACGCCGGTGGTTTACCTGAACTGAATGTTGACGGCGAAACCGGCTACATCCGGGATATTGGTGATATTGACGGGATGGCCCAGGCGTCTATAGATATTTTACAAGACGATGCGCGCCTCAATCAATTTAAAGAAAACGCCCTGGCGCGCGCCAAAACTTTTGACCTGGCCTTTATCCTCCCGCAATATGAAAGCTATTATCAGCAGATTATTGAGGAGAGTAAAAAGAAATTGGTGGAGAAGGCATAA
- a CDS encoding lytic transglycosylase domain-containing protein — translation MIKKHLITCSVIWVLFIITKLFIYSKSDKKETVSLTSLRNAKTTYSVATLVRYNNSANRDLNFADETLPKHNLKVKRKIRHTLKEHSFGNVQSNLLHRKAEKMFPVIEPILKEYGIPDDFKYIPLVESGFRSGTSIRGARGPWQFMPQTARDYHLRVNKRVDERLDLRKSTIAACKYLRGLYAEFNSWTLTAAAYNIGSIKLKKAIRRDNCCNYFAMHLNSETGSYVYKLVAMKEVITKPAVYGYNNAYGEIKAADTLQPADAIATLN, via the coding sequence ATGATTAAAAAACACTTAATTACGTGCTCCGTAATTTGGGTGCTGTTCATCATTACAAAACTGTTCATCTACAGTAAAAGTGATAAGAAAGAAACAGTATCTTTGACATCCCTCCGCAATGCTAAAACAACATATAGCGTTGCCACTTTGGTTAGGTACAATAACAGTGCCAACCGGGATCTAAACTTTGCCGACGAAACTTTACCAAAACACAATTTAAAAGTAAAACGCAAGATCAGGCACACACTAAAAGAACATAGCTTTGGCAATGTACAGTCTAACTTACTGCACAGAAAAGCCGAAAAAATGTTCCCGGTTATTGAACCGATCTTGAAGGAATACGGCATTCCTGATGATTTCAAGTACATACCACTGGTAGAGTCGGGCTTTCGCTCGGGTACTTCTATCCGTGGTGCGCGCGGCCCGTGGCAATTTATGCCCCAAACCGCCCGCGATTATCACCTGAGGGTGAACAAACGTGTAGACGAGCGATTGGATTTGCGTAAATCAACCATCGCAGCCTGCAAGTACCTGCGCGGCCTTTATGCCGAGTTTAACAGCTGGACGCTTACTGCGGCCGCTTACAACATCGGCTCTATAAAGCTAAAGAAAGCTATTCGCCGCGATAACTGCTGCAATTATTTTGCCATGCATTTAAACAGCGAAACCGGCAGCTATGTGTACAAACTGGTGGCCATGAAAGAGGTAATTACCAAACCGGCAGTCTACGGCTATAATAATGCCTACGGCGAAATTAAAGCAGCAGACACGCTGCAACCGGCAGACGCCATTGCCACCCTCAACTAA